The segment cacagatatttgCGGGCCATCTTGCACAGTCGTGGAAAGTGAATGTTGTGCACCTTCCACCTGGCTAAGGGATCATCCTCTCCGTCAATGACAGGGGTCAACAGGTAACTATTCAACTCTGCCTCCACGACATCTTCAAGTGGCAGAGGCAAAGCTGAAGAGGCCGCACTGGTTTTAAAAAGACTACCAAGAGTTTTCTTTGCCTTTCCCCCAGAGGCCTGTGCACTTGGAGAATTTTGAGCAGTTTCAGTGCGAGACCTCTTCTCCTGCCAGATGGGAAGAGAGACATTAGTTTTGCAGTTagcttatatataaatattatgtGTTTGTGGAAATATAATTTTCAAGGATTTACCTGATTATGTGTACGTCTAGCCGATTCCACCATTTCTGTCTTCAGTCGGGCCTTAATGGCAGGAAGGTTGTCTCCGCTGATGTATTGCGTATTGAACCTAGGGTCCATGAACGACGCAACATCCAAAAGCTCCTGGGTGTTGAGGTCACTATACTTGTCGTTGAGGTATGCCAGGACCTTGGTTTTAATTGATCTAGTCAGATCAGTGTCCTCATCATCTTCAGCCAAGACTGATGTTGCCAGAAGATGGAGAAATGGCTTGAGGTAGGAGATGCTCACATACTCTTCTCCAGAAAGAGCATCAGTAAATTCAGAGAGAGGATGCAGTGCCTTATGAATGGACTCCAACACTTCGGCATCCTGCCAGGTTGGGATGAGGGAGTGTGCATGTTGGTCACCTGTCAATACCTGCGATATGGCTTTCATCTGTTCCAGCACACTGGCAAGCATTTTCTCTTTGGACCCCCATCTTGTAGGGCACTCAGTAATGAGAGAGTGCTCAGGAAGCTTAAGCTCCTTCTGTGCCTCAGTGAGTGCTGCCTTTTTCTTCCAACTGTGTGAGAAGTGCCCCACCAACGTCTTGCACAGCCCAATTGCTCTTGATACTCTACCATCCTTGATTGCATtttctgaaggaaaaaaaaaacaaagtaaaattaGTGTTAGACATACAATTGCAGTTATGATGCAAGGTTTcaccatttctctctctctctctcaaattCAAAGTTGCTTTATTAGCATGACTATGGGAACAGTGTTGCCAAAGCTATTGTTACATACATCATGACATACAAGAACATAAGACcataagacaaaaacaaaaaagaaaatacataagAAGAGGTGGGTACATCAGTGTGGGGTTGACATAACATATCTAGAATTAACAGCAGTAAAGAACAAGATAAATAATAGTGTGGTGTGTTTGTGGGGGAGAGTCATACACAGGCTCGCGcatacatgcatgcacacgcacgcacgcacactctctctctctctctctctctctctctctcacggcAGTAACTTACCAATAGCAAGATGTAATCTGTGTCCGAAACACTGGAGCCTGGTCCATTCGTTCAGCTGTGCTGCTTTCACCATATTTGACGCGTTGTCCGTCGTTATGCAGACAAGGTTGTCTTCAGGGAGATCCCAACACACAAGCCCCTCTCTCAGGCCAGCAGCAATGTTTTCCCCTGTGTGGTCTTCGGGGAAGTAGGCCGTTTGTAGGCTGCGAGCATCGAGGTGGAGGTCTTCGGTAATGTAATGCACCGTCAGACTTTGATAGGGCTCTGCTGTACGGCTTGACCACATGTCTGTGGTCGCCGCAAAAAACTCAACAGCCTTTAACTCCGCTGCAACCCTCCGCCTACATTGCATATGTAGCTCGGGTATTGCAGTCTGACTGAAATACGTGCGGGAGGGCATTCTGTACCTCTTATCCATTGTAGTTACCAAATTATTGAACCCAGGCTTGGTCACCGTATTGACGGGCATCATGTCTTTCGCGATGCAGTGGGTTACTGCTTTGGTGATTTCCACGTGCCGTTTTGAAGTGCGTTCATATGGCGTAACACCTTCAAACAGTTCGGTCAGTGATCCTTGCCGAGTAACGTTACTAGGTTTATTCTGCACACTACTAGATTTTTTTGCCATACATCTATCATACTCTGTTTTGTGCTGAGTCTTAAGGTGCTGGTACAAATTCGTAGTGTTTCCCCGAGATGTAGAAACTCTACCAAGACAGGTTTACACAGTACCTGACTCTGTGCGACATCATCTCTTTTAAACCCAAAATATTCCCACACGGCTGATGTGCAGTTCCTCTTTGGTACTAGCATCCCCGCAGGCTCTGGTTCTGTTGAACCTGAGGCCATTGTGTAGGCTACAGCTTTGCTTGCTAGTTCACTCTCGGTAGACTGTTTCAAAACTTTGCTCCCCGTGTCACGTGACCAGAGTGCAGCCTCTGTGGTTAGACAATCTTGTTTGATCATATCACATGTTTTACTCGCGCATGTCACGTAAACAGAGTATAATCGCAGCCTTTGCGGTTAGAAAATTGCACTTGATCATATCGCGATATTATCGCAAATGCAATATGTCGTTCAgccctaaacgatacccatccctaaatGTGGGGGAAGCTGCACAAAGACATGTAATCTGTTGTTTGGTACATCTTTTCTTTGGTTAAAGCCATTAATGGTTGTTGTGTATTGAttttgggtttgtgtgtgtgtctgtgtgtttcctttaAAGAAAAGATGTTCACATTGCTGACCTCTACGTCGTGGCCACCTGGAAGGATCCACAAGTCAACCTGCTGCGTTGCTTGCcggtatgttttttttttatttttctcctgtgTGAGCATTTTCACTAATTTTTACCAATACCTGTAGGACAACTTTAGGTCCAAGGACATCCTGCTTTTTCCAGCTTGgagcaggcaggcaggagaAGCTGACCATCATCTGCTCTGTGTGGGTGCCTTTGGTCTTTCtagctctgttttttttctgttttttttcatgtgataGAAAATAGCGAAGGTTGTCATGTCGTCTTTACATGGATGTTGATAACATGTCCATTTCAGGCTATATTGGTAGCTGAGAGACAGATACTCTTTCTGGACTCACTTCACCCTGATGGTTTTGGAGATGATCTCTACCGAGCCATATTTAGGTTGACactaaagaaatgacaagtTTTTCTGGCCTTGTTCAATGGCCAAGTGCGTTCTTTGGCAAGATCATCTAAAAGCAGCCTCGTTCTCAGGCTTAAAGGTTCAGGGGGGAGCCTCGTTCTTAGGCTACTTCATGATAGGGATGCACCAAGACTGGTATCCGGGCCCATACGGTTCAAATAGCTCCATATCTTTTGTTAACCAATACCATGAACAGATACTTGCAATGtggaaaacctgtaaaaatttcacagaaagtgtttatttttcacCCAAATTTAGAATTCTTGGGTCATTTCTATTAATATACATTTATAAAATAATCTTATTCACCGTTATTatgtgacaaacacacaaaaaaataaaacctgccTTCCGattcattacattttttgtgtggTAGAAGTATCAGCATTGGTACTTGATATCGGCAAAAACTCAGATCCAAGGATCTGACGGTTTGAAAAAAGTATTGTTGCATCCCTACTTCAtgaatttttttgttaatggcaaatatttgatttttgtgtcaTGTTTGTGTATTCTCTATAATGCCAGGAGAGTAGCAGCAATTATTGACTCTGGATCCTGGATGGAGAAAACAGTCCTTAAGGTATGTTTTCAATGCAAAAGTTTGAAAGCTCATCATGTACATAataattcaataaaaaaaaattgcaggtgcATATCAGCTCTCTTCATTTAaggacactttttttcattttacagttcTTTTCCTCAGCAGTTGAATGGAAATTGCCGTGGCATCTTTATGCTGATGGtgagcatttttcttttcctgccaTGACTTCAATGTAACATTTAAACATGTTAAAGGTTTCTTTTACTTTACAGTATGCTCTCTGCATCAGCACCTCATGTCCACTATCTTTCACAGAGGTAAGCTTTTTCATAAAGTACCACCAAAATACCTGTGCCAGTCTCCAACTGTGATAaatgttatattatatttttcttaagGAGGACATGCCAGCAATTCGCCTGTGGTGGTGTATTCAGCTGATGGAGAGATTCTGCATTCATGGGTATGGGTATACCCATCAATGCAGTATTATAGACTAACTGGCAACCATCATCATCACAGTTTGTAAAGTTACTATTAATTGC is part of the Pelmatolapia mariae isolate MD_Pm_ZW unplaced genomic scaffold, Pm_UMD_F_2 NODE_ptg000400l+_length_33138_cov_1, whole genome shotgun sequence genome and harbors:
- the LOC134623106 gene encoding E3 SUMO-protein ligase ZBED1-like; amino-acid sequence: MWSSRTAEPYQSLTVHYITEDLHLDARSLQTAYFPEDHTGENIAAGLREGLVCWDLPEDNLVCITTDNASNMVKAAQLNEWTRLQCFGHRLHLAIENAIKDGRVSRAIGLCKTLVGHFSHSWKKKAALTEAQKELKLPEHSLITECPTRWGSKEKMLASVLEQMKAISQVLTGDQHAHSLIPTWQDAEVLESIHKALHPLSEFTDALSGEEYVSISYLKPFLHLLATSVLAEDDEDTDLTRSIKTKVLAYLNDKYSDLNTQELLDVASFMDPRFNTQYISGDNLPAIKARLKTEMVESARRTHNQEKRSRTETAQNSPSAQASGGKAKKTLGSLFKTSAASSALPLPLEDVVEAELNSYLLTPVIDGEDDPLARWKVHNIHFPRLCKMARKYLCVPATSAPSERLFSTGGNIVTCTRSSLKPAKVDMLVFLAKNL